The Lycium ferocissimum isolate CSIRO_LF1 chromosome 1, AGI_CSIRO_Lferr_CH_V1, whole genome shotgun sequence genome includes a region encoding these proteins:
- the LOC132054767 gene encoding protein THYLAKOID ASSEMBLY 8-like, chloroplastic: MAIRAISRLKFPLHSSLLLLKHLSVSPIPSISSNFTLRGPEFSRNPLRDVKFYHDGRPRGPLWRGKKLIGKEALFVILGLKRFKDDEEKLDKFVKTHVLRLLKMDMIAVLNELERQEEVSLAVKVFWVIQKQAWYQPDVYLYKDLIIALARRRKMDDAMKLWESMRKEDLFPDCQTFTEVIRGFLRDGSPADAMNIFEDMKKSPYPPEELPFRVLLKGLLPHPLLRNRVKQDFEEIFPERHIYDPPEEIFGLR, encoded by the exons ATGGCAATTAGAGCCATTTCAAGACTAAAATTTCCTTTACACTCTTCATTATTACTCCTTAAACACCTTTCAGTTTCACCAATACcatcaatttcttcaaattttacaTTAAGGGGTCCAGAGTTTTCAAGAAATCCATTAAGGGATGTGAAGTTTTACCATGATGGAAGACCAAGAGGACCACTTTGGAGAGGGAAAAAATTGATTGGAAAAGAAGCACTTTTTGTGATTCTTGGATTAAAAAGATTTAAAGATGATGAAGAGAAACTTGATAAGTTTGTTAAAACACATGTACTTAGGCTTCTTAAAATGGATATGATTGCTGTACTTAATGAGCTTGAACGCCAAGAAGAAGTATCTCTTGCTGTTAAG GTGTTTTGGGTAATTCAGAAACAAGCCTGGTACCAACCTGATGTCTATCTTTACAAGGACCTGATCATTGCATTGGCTAGACGGAGAAAGATGGATGATGCAATGAAGTTATGGGAGAGTATGAGAAAGGAAGATTTATTTCCTGATTGTCAGACATTCACTGAAGTTATTAGGGGCTTCTTGAGAGATGGATCTCCTGCAGATGCTATGAACATATTTGAGGACATGAAAAAGTCTCCATATCCACCCGAGGAGCTGCCTTTCAGGGTTTTATTGAAGGGACTTTTGCCACATCCCCTATTAAGAAACAGGGTTAAGCAAGACTTTGAGGAGATTTTTCCAGAACGGCATATATATGATCCTCCAGAAGAGATTTTTGGATTACGTTGa